TTCTTGGATCATGAAAACATTGAAACGACAATGAGATACATTCGTGACAATGGTAATCCGAATGAATCTGGTTCTGTGATAGCAAGTAGAGACTATGATTATGATAAATTAGATGGCCTAAGTAAGGAACAATTATTATCTATTGTTAAAAGTAGAGAAGAGTTAAAAAATATAATTTATACTGACTCAATCTTGAATGGATTCATTAAGGAATAATTAAGAAACTTTGATACAAACTTTCAATATGTTGACTATTGTTTTAAATGATTTATAATAAATATAAATCAAGGAGGTAGTTTTTTTATGCTTAGAATAACAAGTGGTGTTTTACCATATGAGTTTCATGAGTTAAAAAACAACTATAATGAACGATTATTACAAATGAAAATCAGTCAAAGGTTTATTGATAAATTTTTTAATGCTACTACTATTGATACAGATGAACTCTCATACAGCAAGACTGTAGAAATGATTTTTGGATTATCTGTATTGAATAAGGATATAGAAAAGTTAGTTAAGTTAAGATTAGAAGATGATAGTAAACATAATGATAACTTTAGTATTGATTACAAATTTGATCATAATCTAAAGGCAGCTTTTATAGCACAGAGAAGCCGAGAATTAGAAAATTATAGTAATGTAAAAAAAATAATTAAAATTTTGAACCAAGTAGAACAATTTGAAATTGAAAAAAATAAATCTATTTTGCAATTCAATTTTGAAGACATGTTAGACATCATTAGCTATTATAGAAATAATTTCATAAATTATATGACTTACAATAACTATATTCTTGTAATTAATTTATTTGTTGACTACTCTATTAAAAAATTTGATGAGTTAGGTTACAAGTTGGAGAAGAGTTGGAATAAAAATAAACTTTTTGACAGCATTCCAGAAAATGAAAAACCTAAAAGTTTTATTGAAGCTGATGAATTAAAAAGAATAGTTAGAGCAATTGATAACCCTCAAGATGCGGTCATAATTTCTTTGATGATGAATGGTATTAAGTTATCAAGAATAGAAGAAGATGATGAGATTAGAAATATAAGAGAAGACGATATAACTGGCAATACGATTCATATTAGAGGTAAATTTGAACGTGATATTAAGTTAGACCCAGAAGCATTGTCTATTGTGCATGAAGCATTGGAACAGACCTTTTATAGTTCTACTTCTAAAACTATTCAAACAGTTAGTCGGACTGGTTATCTACTTAGAACATATGGAAGAAGCTCTAAAAATGGAAAAATGTCCGAATATGGAATCCAGAGAAGATTAAGGAAGATTAGAGAAAATTATTCTCAATTTATTGCAGATCGACAACTTACTTATAGTACTATCAGGACTGCAGGTAGAATCGAATTTGTAGATGACTTAATGTACTTAAATAAGTCAATATCTCTAGATGAAGCAATGTATGAAAGCATGGTTAAATTTGGGGATATGAAGGAAAGTTCATTAAACAACAAAAAATCTGAGGACGAGTATTACAGAAAATATAGTTTAGTGCAAAATTATGAAAAGTATAAAAATGTAAAATAACAATTTGTGGGGGATTTTTGAATGGAGAATTTTTATGTTGATAATGGGGGAGATCTTTTCAGGGCTATCATGAAAAAACTTAGTATAGAGCGTCCAGAAGATATCGGGATTAATACTAGAACCTCATTTCAAGATCAAATTGAGTTAGAAGTAATAAGATACTATATCTTAAACGACTATCCACTTGAACTGCTAAAAGAAACTTTAATAGAATTACAATTTCAAAAACAAGATGATATTAAAATGTTCTTAGATAGAAATTATGAGTCTATTTGCCTACTGATGGTAAATGATAATTTCCCAGAAAGTTTTTTAGAAAAATATTCGTCAATGTTGATAGCAGTTATGCAGCAAATTGTTCCAGAGAAACTGGCTATGAAATTATATGAAGCAATGAGGGAGTATTATAGATTCGGAGCCAGATCACCAATGGGTTTATGTATGTATTTATTGAATATGTTGGAGAATACTATGCAAAATATATTTAAACTAGAAAGAAGGCAAAGAGTAGTTATTGAATGATATAGTAAAATTTGAAAAAAAAATAAAAAAAATTCAAGAAATGGTTTTTGATTTGAGAAATACTACAATTGAAAATTATAGTATGGAGTTTCATAGTAAATTAGTTCAAGAATATTCAAATTTTTTTGAAACCCTATATGAATCTAAGATTGATGCTAATTTAAAATTAATATATGTAGATAGAGTAAGAGAAATGTTTGAATAGACATTTCTCTTTTTATTTTACAACTAAACATATTGACAGAACTGCCGTGCTTTTGTTATACTATTATCTGTTAAGGAGGTGTTTGACTTGAAAGATATTATAATAATGGCAAGCTATGCAGGTAGCGGAAAAGATACATTGGCTGATTTTATACGAGAAGAAGCAAAGCGTTATGGTAAAAATATTCAAAAAATATCCCTGGGTAAAGAGGTACACAAGATTACGGATGAGTATTTCCCGTTTAGTAATAAACATATCACCAGAAGAAGTGCTATGCAATTTATAGGTGAGGAATTCAGAGTATTTTTTGGCAATGATATTTGGATAAAGAAATTAGAGAGAGAAAAAGAATTATTAGAGGAAAAATCTGGAGACAAAATAAATATTGTTGTACCAGATGTCAGAAAGTTGACAGATTTTTCACATTTCTTTATTGAAAAGGAATATGATGCGATTTATCTGAAGGCAGATGTGAACACTGCTGAAAGAAGATTGGTTAAACGCGATCAAGAGTTTGATAAAAAAGAAATAAAAAACTCTATTATTGAACAACAGTTAAATTTCATAGAATCATTACCAACAAGAAGTATAAAGAACAGCAAGCTAAAATTTGTCAATATTGATAATAGTCCTTTGAACAAAATTGCCATAATGGATAATAATGGTGGACTTACCGACTTACAAAAACAATTAGAAGATTGGGAGGGAATAGTTTGGCAGAAGAAGTAACAGCATCACACGTTGTTAAATTTAATTTTGCTTTTGATATTGATAAAATTATTGGTGACGATAAGATTGCAGGTTTAAAACTTATTCTAGGAAATGTGGAAAAAGATGAATTATTTATTAGATATTTGGATAGAATTGGGCAAGAAATCAGAACTTATGTTGTTACAAGGGGATATCCTTTAACGCCAGTTAATGGTGAGTTGATACAGTATCAAGACTTTATTGAAAGCGTAAAGAAAATTACTGAGCAACAACAAAATATTCAGAAAAATCAAGAAAAAGAAATTCCCGATGAAGATAAGAATGTCTCATCTTTAAAAGAACCAGAAATAACAAGTGATGAGGAAGAAATTATTTATAACGATATGATTCGTGAAGAGTTCGATAAGATGAGTAGCGGCGTAAAAATTAAAAAAATTGTTCTTACCAAGGAATTACTTAACTCTAAAACATTAATCCAGAAGATTAAAAGATATTTTAAAAATTATGATGTTGTAGTATCAAATGAACATATTGATAGCAAATTCAGTTTTATTATTGAAGAAAAGGGGACAATTAATTAATGCCAACAAAATCAAAGAATAAATTAGAGAAAGAATTAAAACGAGGATACGCTTCATTCAGGGCATGGGGAATGGTAGGTCTTGGAGAAGATAGTATTGGAGAGCCACAAGTTTCAAAACATTCTACTTACAAATATGCCAATGCAAATTTCGCTTTAAAATTTGGTGAAGGGCAACAGGTATACGTTCAGTTAATGGGAGGATATGATCCTGCTAAACCAATCCTTAAGAGATTTTCTAAAAATAAAGACGAAGGAATTATGGATATAAAGTGGGAACATCGCGATAATGAAGAAATTCTAAAACAAGTAGCAGACAATTCATTCATTTTTGTTTCTTTAGAGCATAAGGAAGACGGGAAACTTGATGAGAAGAAGTTTTTATCCGAACTTGATGCTATTGCATATCTAAAGACAAATTTGAAAGATGGCGAAGAAGTCTTTGTATCAGGTGATATTGAGTATTCTCGTTACAATGGGAAAATTCAACGTAGATTGAATATTAAACGAATTAGATTAAATGAGGGGTATAAAAAATCTGATGGGACTGAGGTAGAACCACATAAACATGAAATATTAGGTACACAAACTTACCTAGTAGATAATACATCGGTGTCAAAACGTTATGATAAAGAATTAATAGAAGATGGGAAAACTATTATTTCAGCGTTTGTTCCACAATATATTTCTAAAGAAGATGGAAAAGAAATTAAAGAAGTTGTAGCACTACCACAGAGTATTACTGTTACAGCAACAGAAGAGAATCTTGAATTACGTAAAAAAGTTGTAGAAAAGTTTTTCAAAGTAAAATCTCGTGATGTGGTTCGTGAAATAACATGTAACATTGGTTTTAATGAGGGGTATGAACAGTCTTCAGGAGATATCGAACTAAACGATGAAGTTAAAGAATTGATTGAATTAGGGCTTGCTGATGAAGATGAAATCAAAAGCGAACTTACGATTCGTGGGAATAAAATAAGTGAGGTATTATTTTTACGGCCAAGAACTGATAAGGATGAATCAGGTCAACCACGATTAATGTTGGAAGACAAGTATGATCCAGAAGTTTTAGTAGTCCCAGAAACAGAAGAAGTAGAAGAAGAAAAAAATGAGAGTGATACAGAAGAAAGCCCATGGGGTGAAGATGAAGAAACTACAGATGAAGATTTAGAAGCGATGTTTGGAGCTTAGAACAAATACAAATAAACATAATGAAAGAAAAGAGGAATACGAATGGTAGTAGGTAGAAAACCTAATAGTCGAAAAAAAGGTTTGAAAGTTTTAGTTTATGGTGATACTGGTTCAGGTAAAAGTTTATTTGGATTGAGTTTTCCAAAGATCAAAGTTCTAGATTCAGAAGATGGTCTTGGTTGGTATGAAAACGATGAAGAAGGAAAGAATATCCTTGAAATTTTTGATACACAAAGTTTTTACGATTTAGAAGATGTATTAGAAGAATTGAAGGAAGATAGTAACTTTGGGACATTTATTGTAGATTCCGAGACTAAGATTCATGAAGACGTACAACAGGCATTGCTTGATATTGATGAAAAGCGAGCAAAACAAAAAGGCCAGAATGTTTTGGACGCAAATGTTTCAATAAGATCTTATGGAAAAATCAAACAAATAGAAACAAAATTACAAAATTCAAAGATTGAGTTGGCTAGTCGTGGAGTAAATATTGTCTCTATCGCTCAATCAGTAGACATTATGGAAGAGGTTAGTGCCAATAAGCGTGTCAAAGTTGGAGAGGCACCTAATATGAAAAAGAAAGCTGATTACGATTACGATGTTGTAATTCGACTCTTTGTAAAAGATCAGAAATTCTATGGAGAGATTGAAAAAGATCGTACAAAGGTTACTAGCGTAGGTGAAGTAGTAGAAAACCCATCTTACAATATCTGGAAGAGCAAGATCGAGAATAAGAAAAATCAAGGAGAAATTGTAAACAAAAACTTTGTAGCAGACTCAATGAAGTCTAAGGAACGTTATGAAGAAGAACTTGATGAAATGGGGCTTACAGATAAAGAGAAATTAACTAAATTTGTTAATTCGTTAGAAAAAGCAAGTGATAAGAAAGATTTTGCTGGATTACTAACAAGTGAATTGGGTATTAAAACACTAAGTAAGGCAAGCGAAGAACAATTAATTAAGTCATTAGAGATGGCCGAGAAATTTAAAAAGGACAGAGGGTTATAATACCCTTTTTTCTTATATATATGTGAATATCGGGTGTAGCACATTACGAGAGGTGTAATGATGCGTTCATATATAAATCGAAAAGGTACAAAAGTAGTTGTTACGGAGAAACATTTGGATACGGCTATTAAGATTAAAGAGGAATTACAGAAACTATCCCCAACAAGAAGAACATCATGGGCTAGACACAAGAATATGATGAAAAAGGAAGGATTTCTTGATAGCGATACTAATGAAGCCTACCGCTGTTTGATTAAAAGCGAACAGAAGGAACGTGGAGTATTACCAAGTGTAAATAAACACGCAGATCTATTAAGTGATAATAAGCTCCAAAGTATAAAATTCGAAATAGGTGAATTAAATTCAGCTAAATTAGAGCTACAAAAGCAAGGAACTAGTGTAAGAAAACTTGTTCGCGATGTAAATAAAGACGTTTTATTCATTGAGCATATTGAAGAAGCATTGAAAAAGAAGGACTTCAGTAAAGTAGGAGTATTTAGTAAATATGCACCCGAAAAATATAAAGAACAAAAAACAATGATTGTATGTCTTTCTGATATTCATTATGGAGCTGTAGTAAATTTACCAGACAATAAATTCAATAGAGATATTTGTGCAAGATTATTAAATAAGTATGCTGATAAAGTTATTGCAACAATTATTAAAGAGAATGTTAGCTCTGTCTACGTTATGAACCTAGGTGACTTGATTGAGAATGTTTATATGCGTAATCAAAATTTATATAACTCAGAAGAAACATTATCAGAACAGATAGTTAATGCTACCGAATTAGTTATTAAGTTTCTAGACAAAATATCAGCTTATGTAAAAGTTAAATATTCTGCTATTGCTGGTAATCATGATAGGTTGCAAGGCAAGAAAGACTCTAATCTAAGTGCAGATCATGCAATTAGAGTAAGTAACAAGATTATAGAGACTTATGCAAAATATTCAAACACACAAGTCAAGTTTGTGGCAGCCGAAGATTATTATCATTCTATAGATGTAGGTAAATATTCCTTCTGTTTTATTCATGGAGATCTCAATAATCTTCAAAAGAAAACATTACTTGCTGAGTTAAGTAATCTACATGGCAAACATTTTGTAGCAGTAATTGGTGGACACATACATCATTTTACAATGTTGGAAGTGGGTAATGATCAATACCAAGTTACTTTTGGGAGCATAAAGGGAATAGATGAATATTCTGTAAATATTATTGGTGCAAAATCATCAAGATCACAAGGTGTCGTTCTTATTGGAAAGGACGGTTTCGAAATTAGAAAGATAGGGCTATAGGGAGTGATTAAGTGGGTAAGGTTATAAGCATAGAGAAATGTTATTACTGTAATAAAGAATTAGCAGAGAGAGATATGGTAATAAAACCTATACCTCTGGTTTGTAAAAATGGGAAGAAAAGGAATTACAAACGTAAGTTCCACATAAATTGTGTTGAGAAATTCGTAGCCGAACACGAAGATGAATTTGAAACTAAGAAAGAAACTAGTGAATGGGATAAGGTATATAAATACTTCAAGTTAGATGTATTATGTCTTCCTGAAGATGTCAATTTGCCAGATTTTGCAACAAAGAGACTACTCGGTCTAAGAGTTGGTAAATTTATGCCTAATGCGATAAACACTAGAGTTATCAAACAAGGACATTCGTTTAGTACGATACTTGCCACTATGAAATTAGCTAATATCGAAATACAGAAAGCATTTAAGACACAAGCCTTTAGCGATATGCAGCACAAGATAAACTTGGCAATGTTTGTAATCAATAAACACATTGATTTTGTTGAAGAGAGAATTAGGAAAGTAGAAGAAATTAATAGTAAAAACCAAGAAATCGAGTTTAAAAAACCAACTGTTGCCAAATATATTAAGAAGAGTAAGAAGCGTAATTTTGATTTTATTTAGGAGGTGTTAGCGTGGCAATGATGAGTCATGTCCCATTAAATTTATATATCTCGTTAATTATTTCAAATAACAAAGAAGTAATGCTTTCTTCTTTTGGTGAAAACGGATTAAGACAATCTGAAATGAAAATGAATATGATCAGAAACATCATAAAGGAAGTTGCCTGGCGTACCCATAAAAAAACATGGGAAGTAGTTAATTTGTTTTTTGGTATGCTCAGCGATGTATATTTGAATGACAATACATTGAGAATATTCACAAGGCAAGAATTAGTTGAATATATTGAAGAAGAGCAAGAATATTTTAAAAAGATTTATGGAGGTCTTTAAAGTAAATGCCTGTTAAAGAGAAAGATAATAAGGTGGTAAAATCAGAGTTTTATAAAGAAGTAAAAGGGCATAAGAGGGTAGCAGAAAGTCAGTTCATATTATCTCTATATAAGAACCCAGATTTATTTTTTGAATATGATATTGACCCTTCAGATATTAGTGATATATCATGGAGATTTTACTATGGGGTACTGAAAGACTTGATGACAACAAAAAAATTGAAAGTTGTTGATATGATTGCTGTTGAAGAATATGTGCAGTCAAAGTCAGATAAATTACAAGAGTTCTATAATGAAAATGGGGGCTATGAGACTATAGCAACTGGGTCAAGAATTATAGAAGATGGTAATGTTGATGTATTTTATTCAGAAATTCAAAGGTATAAAGTCATATTAAAATTATTGGATATGGGCTATCCTATTCAAGAAAACTGGAATAAATATGCAAAAATGAATCTTGATGAATTATCAGATTACCTTGAAGGGCAATTAAATTCAGCTTTTTTAGATGCAGACTTTGGCGAAGATAAGGTAGTAGATATACTTACTGGAATTGAGGATATGGTGAAGAGAGCAGACTCAGGAATAGATCGAGGTTTGCCATTAACATCACAATTAATGAATGGTATTCAAAACGGAATGTCACTAGGTAATATTACCATGTTAGCTGCCAACTCTGGGGTAGGAAAAACATTCTTAACATTGAATCAATTATTGCCAACTCATGTAGATTTAGAAGAACGTCTTATGATTATAGCTAATGAGGAAGATAGAGCAAAATGGCAAAGAGAGATTATTACATGGCAAATTAACAATTTGCAAAAAGATGGTAATTTTGAGAAAGAAAGATTTAGTCAAGGAAAGTTTTCTAAAGAAGAAAAGACACAAATAGCAAAAGCAGTTAAATGGCTTAGAGATAAGATGTCGGATGGGTTAATTCAGTTTGTTAATTTGAATGACTTTTCAATGAATAAAACAATAAAATTAATAAAGAAATATAGTACTGGATTAGGCATCAAATATTTTATAGTAGATACACTAAAATCTGATAATGATGTTGGATCAAAAATTAGTGATAATTCTTGGCTACAATTACAGCAAAATATGGTTAAACTATATAATGCTATCAAACCTACTAATAGGAATTGTCATGTATGGGTGACTTATCAAATGTCGAAGAATCCCAAAGGTAAATATTTAAGTCAGAATGATTTAGGTATATCTAAGAACGTGGCCGATGTTGTCTCATCGCTACTTCTAATTAGACTTCTTTCTGAGACTGAAAAAGGTGAAGGTGCTGGATCGTTAAAAGTAAAGAATGAAGACGGTAGAACAGTTGCATTGAATGAGGATGAAGACTATTTTGTGGTATTTTGGGACAAAAATAGACAAGGTTCTACATCTGAGCAAGCAGTATTAAAGGTTGACCGTGGGAGAAATAAAGTTAAAGATATTGGGAAAGTCAGAATATCACCAGAATATAGTTAATTTAGGGAGAGATTGTGCTAACGATCTCTTTTTTATATTGACTTTCAAAGGCTTTTATTTTATTATATACTAGTAAACATAATGAAAGAATAAGGAGGAGGCATATGAATTTAAGATATAAGATTATGCTTGAAAAATTTCAGGAAGAATTAGGTTTAAATTTACGTTGGGTCTATGGTTGGGAAGGAATATACTGCATTAGTAGTAATGGTATTCTGTTTAAAAAAGATAAATATATTGCTGTTTTAAAAAAGGCCTATATTAAAAACGATGGTTTAGAAAATGCTATAGCAGTTTTAAAAGATCCTTTTGGTGTTAAAAGTAACCAAACAGTTTCTAAAGATAAAATGATGTATGAAGCATTTATTAAACCAATTGGAAAAGAATATACTGTTAAGAGAGTTATAAATAAACATAATGACATAAATATAAATGAGGAAAACTTTAAAATTGTATCACAAAGGACGATTGATGGTAGATATGTCGTATATTATGACGAAGATAATAATCGACATGTTTGGAGTTCAATAAATAAGGCTGCCACTGCTTTGGGATTAGATGTAAGAATAATTAGGGATTCGTTGCAGAATAAGCCTAATTCGATACTCAATTTAAGTTATGGGGTGTAGAGTTAATGGCTAATTTATTTGGAGATGATTTTTATAAGTTTTTATCTAACCTAGACTATGAAGTGCCAAATTGGGCGAATGTATTATCGAACACAGATCCTAGAATTATTTACATGCAAAAATATGTTCAGAGAAAAGAAAATGAGTTAGAAGAACTAAGAATATATAAAGAAATAAAAGACGTTTACTTTGAAAAACAAAAAGGTAACAAGGTCAAATTAATGATTTCTCAAAAGCTAGGAATAAGTATGAATCATGTTAATAAAGCTTTCTCAAACTTATCGAAAACATATGTGTATCATTGTGATTCTAATAAATTAATTATTTATAGGAGCAAGAATCAGGTTTCTAATAAGATGAATATAGAAAGAAGAGAAGTAAATAAATATCTTAATTCTTTTGAAGCATATAATGGTTATTTAATTTTTGATATCCTGGGTTGGTATGAATTTAAGGAGGATAAACACTATGAATGAGTTAAATAAATATGGGGAAATAACTTTTACAATAAAAAGAGATTTTAAATTAACAAATTTTTTAATTAAATGTAAGCCAAAATATATGTTTAAAACAACACATGTGGGTGGGGTAGATTTT
The sequence above is drawn from the Liquorilactobacillus hordei DSM 19519 genome and encodes:
- a CDS encoding AAA family ATPase, with the translated sequence MVVGRKPNSRKKGLKVLVYGDTGSGKSLFGLSFPKIKVLDSEDGLGWYENDEEGKNILEIFDTQSFYDLEDVLEELKEDSNFGTFIVDSETKIHEDVQQALLDIDEKRAKQKGQNVLDANVSIRSYGKIKQIETKLQNSKIELASRGVNIVSIAQSVDIMEEVSANKRVKVGEAPNMKKKADYDYDVVIRLFVKDQKFYGEIEKDRTKVTSVGEVVENPSYNIWKSKIENKKNQGEIVNKNFVADSMKSKERYEEELDEMGLTDKEKLTKFVNSLEKASDKKDFAGLLTSELGIKTLSKASEEQLIKSLEMAEKFKKDRGL
- a CDS encoding metallophosphoesterase, producing MMRSYINRKGTKVVVTEKHLDTAIKIKEELQKLSPTRRTSWARHKNMMKKEGFLDSDTNEAYRCLIKSEQKERGVLPSVNKHADLLSDNKLQSIKFEIGELNSAKLELQKQGTSVRKLVRDVNKDVLFIEHIEEALKKKDFSKVGVFSKYAPEKYKEQKTMIVCLSDIHYGAVVNLPDNKFNRDICARLLNKYADKVIATIIKENVSSVYVMNLGDLIENVYMRNQNLYNSEETLSEQIVNATELVIKFLDKISAYVKVKYSAIAGNHDRLQGKKDSNLSADHAIRVSNKIIETYAKYSNTQVKFVAAEDYYHSIDVGKYSFCFIHGDLNNLQKKTLLAELSNLHGKHFVAVIGGHIHHFTMLEVGNDQYQVTFGSIKGIDEYSVNIIGAKSSRSQGVVLIGKDGFEIRKIGL
- a CDS encoding replication protein — protein: MPVKEKDNKVVKSEFYKEVKGHKRVAESQFILSLYKNPDLFFEYDIDPSDISDISWRFYYGVLKDLMTTKKLKVVDMIAVEEYVQSKSDKLQEFYNENGGYETIATGSRIIEDGNVDVFYSEIQRYKVILKLLDMGYPIQENWNKYAKMNLDELSDYLEGQLNSAFLDADFGEDKVVDILTGIEDMVKRADSGIDRGLPLTSQLMNGIQNGMSLGNITMLAANSGVGKTFLTLNQLLPTHVDLEERLMIIANEEDRAKWQREIITWQINNLQKDGNFEKERFSQGKFSKEEKTQIAKAVKWLRDKMSDGLIQFVNLNDFSMNKTIKLIKKYSTGLGIKYFIVDTLKSDNDVGSKISDNSWLQLQQNMVKLYNAIKPTNRNCHVWVTYQMSKNPKGKYLSQNDLGISKNVADVVSSLLLIRLLSETEKGEGAGSLKVKNEDGRTVALNEDEDYFVVFWDKNRQGSTSEQAVLKVDRGRNKVKDIGKVRISPEYS
- a CDS encoding NUMOD1 domain-containing DNA-binding protein; translation: MANLFGDDFYKFLSNLDYEVPNWANVLSNTDPRIIYMQKYVQRKENELEELRIYKEIKDVYFEKQKGNKVKLMISQKLGISMNHVNKAFSNLSKTYVYHCDSNKLIIYRSKNQVSNKMNIERREVNKYLNSFEAYNGYLIFDILGWYEFKEDKHYE